One genomic region from Lycorma delicatula isolate Av1 chromosome 1, ASM4794821v1, whole genome shotgun sequence encodes:
- the LOC142317771 gene encoding uncharacterized protein LOC142317771: MIRVLQANVNRSTLSHSLVSRLVVQNKVDILVITEPNIYEAARFGWYEDTEGDVVLKDVSNRIASRLNFRSKGTVALETSKALIIGVYISPNVALSEFTSTLDTIQEVINNTDKKIIMVGDFNSRLVAAGGRCTNKRGKILTDLMESVGCHCVNDDTPTFVARGHTSILNLTILDNRWRCQQWHWEVMPHDIASDHYATMISLNDVSFKANEQPSLIRFSAYQIDVITNRVATRLEAAEHLTPDTLTNSVMQEMDRE, translated from the coding sequence atgattagagTATTACAAGCAAATGTAAACAGGAGCACGTTATCACACAGCCTGGTATCTAGATTAGTTGTGCAGAACAAAGTTGACATATTGGTTATTACTGAGCCAAATATTTATGAGGCAGCTAGGTTTGGCTGGTATGAAGACACTGAGGGTGACGTAGTGCTTAAAGATGTCAGTAACAGAATAGCAAGTAGATTAAATTTTAGAAGCAAAGGCACAGTGGCGCTAGAAACGTCCAAGGCATTGATAATTGGTGTTTATATATCTCCCAATGTGGCACTTAGTGAATTCACTAGCACCCTTGATACgatacaagaggtaatcaataACACGGATAAGAAGATCATCATGGTAGGAGATTTTAACAGTAGACTGGTGGCGGCTGGCGGTCGATGTACGAATAAGAGAGGTAAAATACTAACAGACTTGATGGAGTCCGTTGGCTGCCATTGCGTTAACGATGATACGCCTACATTTGTGGCCAGGGGACATACCTCTATCCTGAACCTCACCATACTTGACAATAGATGGAGGTGTCAGCAGTGGCACTGGGAGGTGATGCCACATGATATAGCTAGCGACCATTATGCCACAATGATATCATTGAATGATGTCAGTTTTAAGGCGAATGAACAACCCTCGTTGATTAGATTTTCTGCATACCAAATAGATGTAATTACTAATAGAGTGGCTACCAGACTAGAGGCGGCTGAACATCTTACGCCGGATACTTTGACCAACAGCGTTATGCAAGAGATGGATAGAGAGTAG